The Bactrocera dorsalis isolate Fly_Bdor chromosome 3, ASM2337382v1, whole genome shotgun sequence genomic interval AGGCAACGCACCAAAGTGCCACGTTAATGACTAGAAGTGGCCAACGACAAAAACAGCGAAGGGAGCGCGTGCGCCCGTAACGAAGCGCCTTGACTGCAATTGGGCGCTGAAATGGTAGTCAGTGATAGTAATCAACCCAAAAGCGACCAGAATCCGAAACAAAGCAGCTGATGTAGCAACTGAGTGCGCATACACAAGTCAGCTTCACAGCGAGGGCCGGGGAATGATCCGAGTCAGTGGAACTTGCAAAAACGCGCCGTTAATTTACAAAACGAATGCGAACAAAAACACGTTGATTACAATGCAAAGATATtaatatatctatatctatgtGAACATAAAATTACAGACAACAtgggaacaacaacaacaaaatacttcTAATTAAAACACGCTGCTAATGAAAAAAGTGAGAGAGTGATCAAAGTTGACAgcaaaaggtcataaaaaagtcataaaaactGTAACTCCCAGTGCTAGATTGTagcaaaaagttaaacaaaagcCAAGATAACAGTTtaaaccaacagcaacaaccaaagTGCGTTTAAAGAATGCACGCACGAATGcaatgaatatttaaatgaaagcgCCATGCAAAAAACTTGACAATAATATCAGCAAATAGTagctacaacaaccacagcaaaggcgttagcaacaacaacatacaaagAGTTGGTAACACAAGGTGAACGAGCCAGTCACCCCCTCCCTCCGTTGCGTCACCGAGTCCGCCGCTAGTTACTGTAGCATACACTTAGGTGCATATGCACTGTCAGGCACAACagtagataaataaatatatggtaGTACGGCTAACCTTACCCCAAAGTGCCCTTAAACGCAAAGGCTGGCCGCTCACTAAGTTGAGTCTCTTTACGGCCCAAAATTTCAGACAGAATCATTTCAGTAGCACTAATCTTCTGGGTCTAATCTTGCAGAACTCCCACAGTTGATCTTCTGActgatgtccagagcatactaaaattggAAAGGTGTACGCATCCTCTTCTTTGAAAGATATGATCGGCTGAAACAATTAGAATGCCCAACGATTATAATTTAACTGTAccctgcccaatccacaaaaaggagaACCCCACAATAAACATGGGATAAGCCTGCTCAATATTGCATATAAAGTTCTGTCGGCAAAAGAAATATGACAGTTTAAACTGTTACTGTGTTAGTtgagcaataacaaaagctCCCCCAAGAgagggaaggacctctccgagtcgttcgatactaaacgaggtttcaaacaaacTGACTCCCTCTCGTACGGCTTCTTCAATCTGCccgtgaaaaaaataattcgagctgaagAGCTTTATCGAACAGGTATAATCTTCTATCAGAGTGTACGGctactggcgtacgccgatgatattaattTCATTGGCCTCAAAAtgcgcgccgttagttctactttaTCCAGACTGGaaaaggcagcgaagcaaatgggtctggtagtgaacgagggcaagacgaaatatctccagtcATCAAACAACTTGGTCCCCACGTCACAGTTgaaagtcataacttcgaagttatggaTAATGTCgcctattttggaaccagcatcaacaccaacaacaacatcagcctcgaaatccaatgctggatatctcttgccaacaggtgctatttcagactaagtaggcaattgagaagtaaagtcctttctcgacgaacaaaaaccgaaCTTAGAAGTCACTCGTTATTTCCGTCCTGCTGTATGATGCAAAgccatggacaatgacaacatatGATAAGTGGACgttaagagttttcgagagaaatgttctgcgaaagatttataattctttgcgcattggttaagtatcgcagtcgatggaacaatgtGCTGTATGAGATCTACAACGACATCGCTtgtagttcagtgaattaaaagacagtgactacgctggctaggctatgtcgtccgaatggacgaaaatactctcCCTCTTAAAGTGTTTGACggcggaagcagaggaagaggtaAATCTCGGATCCGTCGGAAAGATCAAGCGGAGAAGGAATCTCCGATCAACCCTAACCAGCGAAAAACAAGAACGACTAGCGCgctattgtaaactcggctacaaCTGCTTAagctgtgtctacgccaataaagaagaagaagaatcttcTGGGTCTGTAATATATAGAAGCTAATTTAAGAAGAATTTTCGTCATGAGGCAAACCGTTCAATGAGCTTCAATCTCAAAGAACTCCAAGCAGTTTGCACTTAGGACTATAAATTGCAACCAGCTATTACTTACAATCACTTTCACGGCCCCAGGTCAGTGTCCGTTGTCCCTTGCTTTCCTCTCAACACGAGTCCCTCGCCTCAAATCCCACTTAACTGACTCAATGCTAAAAGTCAAGCATGGCAAACCGCCGCAAAATGGCTTGGGGTTAATTTTAATGCAACATGTTCAATATGTTGCAcgttcgcacacacacatacctacaaaTATGGATGTTTTATGTACATCAGAAAGCAGTcacatttgtgttttttaaatattttttctcttctttcccTTTTCCCAATTTTTTTGTCCCAAGCTTTTTTTTGGTATTCTACTGTAGCTAGTAGCATCACCAGAGTCGGTTCTGCTTGTTATGTgcatttcaatgaaaaattcacGAAATATTTTTCGCGGTACATCTATATGTATAAGTGGATATCACCACTCTAcactaattataataattactcctagtttttatttatactgTACATAATAGTTATTCGTACTATACTTCAcaggtttgccattttatgtaatttatcaTAAAGCTTAACGAATGTTAGATCAAAagaacaaaattgaaatatagttCATCAGCGACGATCAAAGTGTGAACAACGATTCTCCTTGTACCGCATCACCATCAAATTGGTGTCAGAAGAgtaacattttgatttttttctaaacccCGCGCTTACTCAAAATGGACGACCACCTTCAACCTGTGGAAAACGAAACCATATCTGACAGCGATGGAATTCCAGTAGGCCCAGAAGCAATTAGACACTTCCGAAGCAGTTGGAGCGCCAATGACATTCAACCTGAAAATCAAAGTCATACGGTCATACATTTAGAGGCACCGAGTGAAGCTGCGAGTCAGACGAAGCCAGCGCAGACAGAGGGCAGCGAAGTACCGTTTAGGACTTTACATCAGCCGAATATAGTACCGTTTTCACAACCACGAAAAAATGATGCGATCTCGTTTCCACATCATCGATGTGTACAGTTTGCACCGCTTCAACGGTATACTGCACCTGAAGCACATGCACGTATTCCGATGCCTCGTATAACACCAAACGAAATGGATGCATGGTTCACATCGGTGGACTATTGGTTTAAGGCATGCAACATGAACAGCGACGCTCAACGTTACTACCATGTGATGGCTACTTTTCATCCTCTTACGCTACCAACCACTAGCCAAATTAGTAAAAATGCTGAAAATACGCAACGTATTACCAACTCGGACATTGGCACGTATGAGTTTCTCAAGACTGAActtctcaaatattttatttatcaacgCAAAATACAGCGATTATTGGAGGAGATGGTACTAGGTGATCAACGTCCGAGTCAACTATTTAATGCCATAGTGCGAGTGGCAGGAAATTCTCAAGAAACTCTTCGAGCCATGTGGATCCAACGCTTACCGGAATTAATAAGAGCATCTGTAATCTCCCGCGAAGGTACGATAGATGTCCAAATTGCAGTTGCCGACGCTATTATGGAAACGATAACCCAGCGTCAAATTTGTTCATCATCGGATCACGCCGCCAGTACATCAGCTCAGACTCAACAAGACACAAACTCTCAACTATCAAATAGGATTCACGAATTGCAAcgcaaatttgatcatatggccGCACGAGAACGCAGTCGCTCACGCACTAGTCGCGAGTGAGCGAAGATCTTCCTCACGCAATCCGAAAGAATATTGGTACTATCAAACTTTCGGAGACTCCGCCAACCGATGACGTAGTCCATGTCTACGTCGACAAAGTACCAACACCCAGAATGAATGACTAGAAGTTTCAGTCAGCGATGGTTTACGGTTTAGTACGCCAACACGTGGATCTTGGTCTTCGTCGAAAATTCATGTGGAACTTCAAGGTTGCAGATGTTAATGCATCAATTACGAGTATTGGCAGTGATTTTATTCGTCACTATGACTTGATCATCGATCTAATACGCAATAAATTAATCGACAACAAGACAAATCTCGAACCGACATGTATTATTCACAAAGAGTTGAATATGCAGATAAAAGCTTTCGACGTACAGTGTCCATTCGCAAAGCTATTCAAGGAATTTAAGGACCTCACAAAAATGAATCTTGATGGAAAATCAGTAAAGACTGAGGTCTATCACGTAATCGAAACTCAAAGTCAACCCGTTACAGCTCGTGCTCGAAAGCTCGACCACAAACAACTTAAAGCCGCACGCACTGAATTCGAATATCTGATGCAAATAGGCGTGTGTCGCCCTTCGAAGAGCAATTGGGCTAGTCCGCTTCACATGGTCCACAATGCAGACGGCAATTGGCGACCATGTGGAGATTACTCTGCgctcaataaaataataaaatcaccGTTCTAGACCGTTATCCTATTCCGTTTATTCACGACTGCTTAACAATCCTACGAGGGAAAGCAGTTTTTGGCAAGATCGATCTACAAAGTGCATTCCATCAAATACCCGTTCGACCGGAAGACATAAAGAAAACAGCCATAACAACACCATTCGGTCTATATGAGTTTACTCATATGACGTTTGGTCTACGAAATGCAGCACAAACTTTTCAACGCCTCATGCAGGAAGCCTTACAAAGCTTGACTTCGCCTTTCCGTCTAAAGGTATTCGCCCGCTACCAGAAAAAGTTGAGgctattttaaaagttaaaaaacctACAGTAGCCAACGAATTAAAAAGTTTCCTAGCATCTATCAATTTCTATCGCAAATTTTCACCTAACGCCGCAAAACGTCAAGCCGTTCTACAAAAACGTATCAACGGAAACAAACGCAATGATAAAACTCGTATCGATTGGACAGATGAAGCAATCAACGATTTTGaagattgtaaacaaaatatggCCGATGCAGCAACTTTAACATACCCTCATGTTGGTAAATTACGAACCAGAACCCCTTGGATATTTTTCACGTCGTCTAACCGAAACAGGAAAGCATTACTCAGTTTACGATAGAGAACTTCTTGCAATCTATCTCGCCATAAAACATTTTCCATTCCTAATCGAAGGCAATCAAACATGCGTTTATACGGATCATAAGccattaatttattcttttcatAAGCGCGACGACAAAGGTTCATCTCGTCAGATTAGACAATTTGACGATATTAGTCAGTTTACAACAGACATCCGTCACATTCCGGGTTAAAAAAACCAAACCGCAGATATATTGTCGCGTATCAACACCATAACATCCATCAACTACACTAATATGGCCAACGAACAAAAATCTGACTCAAACATTCAAGCACTTGTTAATGGTAAGATAAAACACGCCTTACAATTTAAACATTTCAGATTGGAAGGCAGCAACGCTACATTACTTTGCGATGTCTCAATGAGCCAAGTTAGACCCATCGTACCGCAAACGATTTGTAAGCAGATTCTACACAATGTTCACGACCTCGCTCGCGTTGGAGCCAACGCAACACTAAAGATGATTTCTCAACATTTTGTTTGGGTAAATATGCAAAAGGACTGCAAAGTCGTTCGTGCCTGCATCCGTTGCAGTCGCAGCAAAGTTTTAAGCCACATCAAGTCTCCATTACAACGTTTAGAAATGCCAGACCAACGCTTTCAAGTTGTTCACGACGATATATTTGGACCATTACATCTTAATCATGGATTCAAATATTGTCTTACACTCATCGATCGCTTTTCGAGATGGCCCGAAGCGATACCTCTTGTCGACATTCAAGCAGAAACAGTATGTAGAGCTTTCTTGAATGAGTGGGTTGGACGATATGGCTCTCCTCAGAAGATAATCACAGACCAAAGAACTCAATTCGAATCCAAAATGTTTCAAGAGATGTTACTAACATTAGGTACTCAGCGTGAACGTACATCACCGTATCATCCACAAACGAATGAATTGATAAAAGGGTGACACCGTTCATTCAAAAACGCCATGCTAGCCACGGGAAAAGAGTCTTGGGTAGATAATTTAGAAATTACTCTTCTGGAACTACGAAATGCCGTTAAAGAAGACTTAAAAGCTTCCGCAGCCGAAATGTTGTTCGGAACCGCAACACGATTACCTGGCGagtttttttactacaaaacaAAATATCCAGCCGAACTCaacttttgttgaaaaattacgGCATCATCTTCAAAAAATCCGTCCCATCGAAACTTCATGGCATTCTCCAAGTACACACACGTATATGTACGCAAGGATCGAGTAACTCCTTCTATGACAGAACCATACCATGGACCCTACAAAGTTGTTTCAAAAACGATACAAATTTTACAATcgaaataaaaggcaaaaacaTCGTTATTTCAATCGACCGAACCTCAAGCCAAGTTACAATATAGCAGATGAAGAACCAGCTGTTAGTTCTAACCAAACATCAGACCCTCTAGATGTATTGCAAGTCAATTCACAAAAATCTAGAAGGGGGGTAATGTGAAGATCACCACTCTACACTAATTATATAATtactaagaatttttatttgtactGTACATAATAGTTATTCGTAAAATACTTCTtaagtttgccattttatgtaatttatcaTAAAACTTAACGAATGTAAGAATGTTAGATCAAAGgcacaaaattgaaatatagttCGTCAGCGACCATCAAAGTGTGAACAACAATCCCCCTAGTACCGCATCACCACCAAATAtgcgagtatatgtatgtaaaacagcAACCATaaaaatagtaacaaacaacaacaaaatgcggaAAATGTGACAACAAAAACAGAGTTATGTTGCGACTACATTTTCTCTGCTGTTGTTCCTTTTTGCATTGTCTTTTGTTGTTATGCATAGTTAATGAGcgaaatatattgcaaaaacaaaGGTACCAAAAGACGCAGCTATAAAAAAATCAGGTAAAGAATCAGTTGACACAAAGAAGCGTGTGGTGAAAAAGCTGCTAAACGCTGCAAGTTGTCAGGGAGCGAATGATCGTTGTGCCACAAGGGGATTCGTGCGACTACATAAGCGAGTTTACATATGTGCACACACACGTAAAACACATAAAAGTCTACAAATAACAGTATATTTAACAGTTATTTTCAGTTTCACAAAATTGAGCTGTGTGCGCTCAAAGTGGTGGAGTGGCAAAGGGGGGCGGCGTAGACGTggtataaaattgaaaaatcttttCCGTAACAAGTGCGTAAGTTACGGTTACGGCAAGTTACcacacttgggagtggccagaaacgattcttttacatatgactcaagcaactcacgacttccggtctttgaccaagtatcctctgggtagcctaagaacatccgtttgaaggcgagctaaagtgagaatgcgaaacatcccctacttagggttgtgcgctgggtttgggacccgccacgtaaacaaacacccccaatgaaaaagcataaacagccgcggatga includes:
- the LOC125777506 gene encoding uncharacterized protein LOC125777506; this translates as MVYGLVRQHVDLGLRRKFMWNFKVADVNASITSIGSDFIRHYDLIIDLIRNKLIDNKTNLEPTCIIHKELNMQIKAFDVQCPFAKLFKEFKDLTKMNLDGKSVKTEVYHVIETQSQPVTARARKLDHKQLKAARTEFEYLMQIGVCRPSKSNWASPLHMVHNADGNWRPCGDYSALNKIIKSPF